Proteins encoded in a region of the Bactrocera tryoni isolate S06 chromosome 4, CSIRO_BtryS06_freeze2, whole genome shotgun sequence genome:
- the LOC120774436 gene encoding probable U3 small nucleolar RNA-associated protein 11, which produces MSSWKKASKSNQKVHRERHQPEARKHLGLLEKKKDYKKRANNEHYKERTLKLLHKRALNKNPDEFYHHMINSKLEEGVHHEKEQEPDEHSKVQKALMETQDTQYVTMKRTMETKKIQRLQSQLHMIDFANTVTNAHTFFEENKEGEVVAKDLSKMELAQRLETHPSLLERKTNRPRIQDLDKMKLPELTPQEIRKANALKKQAYQELTKRIEREKELAVAQQKLQLKRVLKQPRLLKPKKVRKGTKDAPPVYCFKYERKK; this is translated from the exons ATGTCGTCTTGGAAAAAAGCTTCCAAGAGCAATCAAAAGGTGCATAGGGAGCGTCACCAACCAGAGGCACGCAAACATCTTGGTTTGCTTGAAAAGAAAAAGGATTACAAGAAACGAGCGAACAATGAGCATTACAAGGAACGCACATTGAAATTGCTGCACAAACGCGCGCTGAATAAAAATCCCGATGAATTCTACCATCATATGATTAATTCAAAGCTTGAAGAAGGTGTACATCATGAAAAGGAACAAGAACCGGATGAGCATAGCAAGGTGCAGAAAGCATTGATGGAGACACAAGACACACAATATGTGACTATGAAACGTACCatggaaacgaaaaaaattcagcGACTCCAATCACAGCTGCATATGATTGATTTTGCTAATACCGTGACAAATGCGCATACCTTCTTCGAGGAGAACAAGGAGGGCGAGGTTGTCGCAAAGGATTTGAGCAAAATGGAATTAGCACAACGTCTTGAGACACATCCAAGTTTACTAGAACGTAAAACGAATCGTCCACGCATACAGGACTTGGACAAAATGAAATTACCGGAGCTAACGCCACAG GAAATACGAAAAGCCAATGCATTGAAGAAGCAAGCATACCAGGAGCTCACCAAACGTATTGAACGAGAAAAGGAATtggcggtagcacagcagaagCTGCAACTAAAGCGTGTACTGAAACAGCCACGCTTACTGAAAcctaaaaaagtaaggaaaggTACTAAGGATGCGCCACCAGTATATTGCTTTAAATACGAACGCAAAAAGTAA
- the LOC120774399 gene encoding lymphokine-activated killer T-cell-originated protein kinase, with amino-acid sequence MNTPRRETRSMHLQNVQKFSTPLRIPPSPFMKNLGYGTGVNVYKLERSPKCGKVLSPWAVKRISQRTRNNEHASLFNSRIHEEANILRKLSHPNIVGFRGIIKNSDGVETLALECCKTSLGTLLEDRNEDNEGALPAKYTLKMINDITSALDYLHTEVKLLHGDLKSFNVLVKGDFEICKLCDFGVSLPMDEKGLIDFTKNPKLRYVGTNLWSAPEIIDEVEVIDCKADIFSFGLIIYETISLVPPHTLFMGETSDRENSNSSNLADNSSAELEVSEICEYACGTRPPLPQAFQLTDEYNIIMEIFYCCTNESAEDRPTAKTIWTMLQMDNVTDKENQTMQ; translated from the exons atgaaTACACCAAGGCGGGAGACACGTAGTATGCATTTGCAAAATGTACAAAAGTTTAGTACACCATTGCGCATACCACCATCACCATTTATGAAAAATCTTGGATACGGAACTGGagtaaatgtttataaattggAACGTTCACCTAAATGTGGAAAAGTGCTTTCACCTTGGGCTGTGAAGCGAATTTCTCAAAGAACACGTAACAATGAACACGCTTCTCTCTTTAATTCACGAATTCATGAAGAAGCGAATATTTTAAG GAAGCTATCTCATCCTAATATTGTTGGTTTTCGTGGTATAATTAAAAACTCAGATGGTGTTGAAACATTAGCACTCGAATGCTGTAAAACCTCATTAGGTACTTTGTTAGAAGATCGCAATGAGGACAATGAGGGGGCATTACCAGCAAAGTATACACTCAAAATGATTAATGATATAACAAGTGCGTTGGATTATTTACATACAGAAGTTAAATTATTACACGGTGACTTGAAATCGTTTAACGTATTGGTGAAAGGTGATttcgaaatatgtaaattatgcGATTTTGGTGTAAGCTTGCCAATGGACGAAAAAGGATTGATTGACTTCACCAAAAATCCGAAATTACGATATGTTG GTACAAATCTTTGGTCTGCACCCGAAATAATCGATGAAGTGGAAGTCATCGATTGCAAAGCAGATATTTTTAGTTTCGgtttaataatatatgaaacCATTTCGTTAGTGCCACCACATACACTATTTATGGGAGAGACCAGCGACCGTGAAAACTCTAATTCATCAAACTTGGCTGACAACAGTAGTGCAGAATTAGAAGTGTCCGAAATTTGCGAATATGCTTGTGGTACACGGCCACCATTACCCCAAGCATTCCAATTAACGGATGAATACAATATAATTATGgagatattttattgttgtacaaACGAAAGTGCCGAAGATAGACCAACAGCGAAAACAATATGGACAATGTTGCAAATGGATAATGTTACCGACAAAGAGAACCAAACGATGCAATAA
- the LOC120775253 gene encoding U1 small nuclear ribonucleoprotein A, translating to MDVRPNQTIYINNLNEKIKKEELKKSLYAIFSQFGQILDIVALKTLKMRGQAFVIFKEIGSASNALRTMQGFPFYDKPMRIAYSKTDSDIVAKIKGTFKERPKKVKPPKPAQATEDKKDKKKKAANAENTNPNTQTEQPPNQILFLTNLPEETNEMMLSMLFNQFPGFKEVRLVPNRHDIAFVEFATELQSNAAKEALQGFKITPSHAMKITFAKK from the exons atggatGTGCGTCCAAATCAAACAATTTATATTAACAATCTAAATGAAAAGATTAAGAAGGAAGAACTGAAAAAATCACTGTAcgccattttttcacaatttggaCAAATACTAGATATAGTGGCGCTAAAAACGCTAAAAATGCGTGGTCAGgcgtttgtaatttttaaagaaatcggAAGTGCGTCGAATGCACTACGAACAATGCAGGGATTTCCATTTTATGACAAACCAATGCGCATCGCTTATTCCAAGACAGACAGTGATATAGTGGCCAAAATAAAAGGTACATTCAAAGAGCGTCCAAAGAAGGTTAAACCACCAAAGCCGGCACAAGCCACAGAGGATAAAAA GGATAAAAAGAAGAAGGCGGCAAATGCAGAAAATACGAATCCTAATACACAAACTGAACAACCACCCAATCAAATTCTTTTCCTCACCAATTTGCCAGAGGAAACAAATGAAATGATGCTTTCTATGTTATTCAATCAATTCCCTGGCTTCAAAGAGGTGCGTTTGGTTCCAAATCGTCACGATATTGCCTTCGTCGAATTTGCCACCGAATTACAAAGTAACGCTGCCAAAGAGGCGCTGCAAGGTTTCAAAATAACACCTTCACATGCTATGAAGATCACATTTGCCAAAAAGTGA
- the LOC120773751 gene encoding sodium channel protein Nach-like gives MEYLRNTSLSGFHLLHYISSKKYQRIFWSFFLLTGIISATYVTLLNVENILENPIVTTLESNHHRIEKVPYAAVAICSVNKFSRNALNAFVEEMVNKSGSQFSHQQLLQKMKLFGGLFDTGSVDFEEAAAFQRDFLDKYNISIQGTLQRLAPRCEDLIIKCRWAGKLRECSELFQNSLTANGYCCIYNQIDDVRDISKLKYVEGVGILSGLTLLLNTSKADFFLTDRSFAGLTAQIFSSGQFPDNSIGGPLQEIFIPQSSAIDVQLSVTVQTATSEMSIYNIEQRKCYLFGENVAGGDDQYSTDKCLSLCKVDGILRFCDCVPYYIPLILNENNVTHCTLAHLECLHRNRGSR, from the exons ATGGAATATTTGAGAAATACCAGCCTTAGTGGATTTCACTTGTTACACTATATAAGTAGCAAAAAATATCAACG AATTTTTTGGTCTTTCTTTCTGTTGACTGGTATTATCAGCGCAACGTATGTAACGTTGCTAAACGTAGAAAACATATTGGAGAACCCGATTGTGACCACCTTGGAATCTAATCATCATAGAATTGAGAAAGTGCCATATGCGGCAGTGGCCATTTGCAGTGTCAACAAATTTAGTCGAAACGCTCTAAACGCTTTTGTAGAAGAAAT ggTCAACAAATCCGGTTCGCAATTCTCACATCAACAGCTGTTgcagaaaatgaaattattcgGCGGCTTATTTGATACTGGTTCTGTGGATTTCGAAGAAGCTGCGGCCTTTCAAAGGGATTTTTTGGACAAATATAACATCAGCATTCAGGGAACTTTACAAAGG CTAGCGCCTCGATGTGAGGATCTGATAATAAAGTGTCGTTGGGCAGGAAAACTTCGAGAATGCAGTGAACTTTTCCAAAATAGCTTAACAGCGAATGGATACTGCTGCATATACAATCAAATTGACGATGTAAGGGATATAAG CAAACTCAAGTACGTAGAAGGTGTCGGTATTCTAAGCGGACTcactttacttttaaatacGTCCAAAGCCGATTTCTTTTTAACGGATCGCAGCTTTGCCGGTTTGACAGCGCAAATATTCAGTTCTGGCCAATTCCCCGACAATTCAATTGGCGGTCCTCTTCAGGAAATCTTTATACCACAGTCTAGTGCTATTGATGTACAATTGAGTGTGACGGTACAAACAGCGACAAGTGAAATGAGCATCTACAATATTGAGCAAAGAAAGTGTTATCTCTTTGGCGAAAATGTCGCCGGAGGTGATGATCAATACAGTACAGACAAATGTTTGTCACTCTGTAAAGTTGATGGCATATTACGCTTTTGTGATTGTGTGCCGTATTACATACCTTTGATTCTTAATGAAAACAATGTTACACACTGTACACTGGCACATTTGGAATGTTTGCATCGGAATCGAGGTTCGCGATAA
- the LOC120774843 gene encoding partitioning defective protein 6: MSKNKTNSMVTGETNLIEVKSKFDAEFRRWSFKRHGELQNFEDFSTLIEKLHRLHTIQFIILYIDPRDNDLLPINNDDNFGRALKIAKPLLRIIVQRKDDLEEFPGFGTMKPRNNLISSILGQTPVKTKLPTISIPHDFRQVSAIIDVDIVPETHRRVRLLKYGSDKPLGFYIRDGTSVRVTANGLEKQPGIFISRLVPGGLAESTGLLAVNDEVIEVNGIEVAGKTLDQVTDMMVANSSNLIITVKPANQRTLTSPRRGSFSRNSQLSSGSHHTNQTNTSDENEQDEQDEVVDLTGITLDDHNNVAPQPQQSTVPSPALIITSQHHQTASTASTIVGGSESKDGVLHL; the protein is encoded by the exons ATgtcgaaaaataaaacaaattcaatgGTGACCGGAGAAACAAATCTAATCGAAGTGAAATCAAAG TTTGATGCCGAATTCCGCCGCTGGAGCTTTAAACGGCATGGCgaattgcaaaattttgaaGATTTCTCTACCCTTATTGAGAAATTGCATAGACTACACAcaatacaatttattattttatacattgACCCACGTGATAATGATCTGTTGCCAATTAATAATGATGACAACTTTGGTAGAGCGTTGAAAATTGCCAAACCTTTGTTGCGCATCATCGTTCAACGCAAAG aTGATTTGGAAGAGTTTCCCGGTTTTGGCACAATGAAACCGCGCAATAATCTAATCAGCAGCATACTGGGACAGACTCCTGTCAAGACAAAACTACCAACAATATCAATACCGCATGATTTCCGACAAGTATCGGCTATAATTGATGTGGATATTGTGCCAGAGACGCATCGACGTGTCCGTCTACTTAAATATGGTAGCGATAAGCCTTTGGGATTTTATATAAG AGATGGTACGTCTGTGCGCGTAACCGCAAACGGTTTAGAGAAACAACCTGGTATTTTTATATCGCGCCTCGTACCTGGTGGGCTTGCTGAGAGCACTGGACTTTTAGCAGTCAACGACGAGGTTATAGAAGTAAATGGTATTGAAGTGGCTGGTAAAACCCTGGATCAG gTCACCGATATGATGGTGGCAAATAGCTCTAATCTAATAATAACGGTGAAGCCGGCAAATCAACGTACTCTTACCTCACCACGACGCGGCTCTTTCTCGCGCAACAGTCAATTATCGAGCGGTTCACATCATACCAATCAAACCAATACATCGGATGAAAATGAACAAGATGAGCAAGATGAAGTCGTCGATCTGACCGGCATAACACTCGATGATCACAACAATGTGGCTCCACAGCCACAACAATCAACGGTGCCATCACCGGCACTGATAATTACGTCACAACATCACCAGACGGCATCAACAGCCTCAACAATTGTCGGCGGCAGTGAATCCAAAGACGGTGTGCTACATCTATGA
- the LOC120775254 gene encoding thioredoxin-2-like, producing the protein MVYIVQNKEDLDKKLEEAVGSGQLVVIDFFANWCGPCKIISPKLEELATQYAEKAIVLKVNVDDCEDIALEYNVTSMPTFVFIKDNHVIDVFVGGNSEKLVKNMEKYVGEPIPVENMPEIVEAEQIIEEETVLD; encoded by the coding sequence ATGGTGTATATTGTACAAAATAAAGAAGATCTGGATAAGAAGCTGGAGGAAGCCGTCGGCTCTGGTCAATTGGTGGTCAttgatttttttgcaaactGGTGTGGGCCATGTAAAATTATTAGTCCGAAACTCGAAGAGTTGGCCACACAATATGCCGAGAAAGCGATTGTGTTGAAAGTCAATGTGGATGATTGTGAAGACATAGCCCTTGAGTACAACGTGACCAGTATGCCAACATTCGTTTTTATCAAGGATAATCATGTTATTGATGTATTCGTTGGCGGCAACTCAGAGAAACTGGTCAAGAATATGGAGAAATATGTAGGCGAACCAATACCCGTAGAAAATATGCCAGAAATTGTGGAAGCCGAACAAATAATCGAGGAAGAAACTGTGCTTgactaa
- the LOC120775252 gene encoding thioredoxin M5, chloroplastic-like encodes MSSGQTPRPISNTAPAPAGRNRQQPTPTPPSTTAAPPVANTTNTTAQAHATPPTPPTTPVNRSPQPISQPLASTAVQPTQVHPIPRIHPLPPVTPPNTPAGENVNELIIITESATYNKLLSDVGNKYLLVEFYAPWCGACMLINRKLEELAVSYCGKLIIAKVNIDDCEQIAIDNNVSMMPSFMLLKDNQVLEKFAGSSEEKLLSIIQKNVGDPTNVISDPPTTNPTTAGLSQQRIPMESTAQMAQASPLAPT; translated from the coding sequence atgtctTCTGGACAAACGCCCAGACCCATAAGCAATACGGCACCAGCACCAGCGGGTAGGAATCGACAACAACCAACTCCAACCCCACCATCAACGACAGCAGCTCCTCCAGTTGCAAATACCACAAACACCACTGCACAAGCTCACGCTACACCACCGACTCCTCCAACAACGCCTGTAAATCGTTCGCCACAGCCAATATCTCAGCCATTAGCAAGTACCGCGGTACAGCCCACACAAGTACACCCAATACCTAGAATCCATCCATTACCCCCAGTTACCCCGCCAAACACTCCTGCTGGAGAAAACGTAaatgaattaataataataaccgaAAGTGCTACCTACAATAAACTTTTGAGTGATGtgggaaataaatatttactagtTGAATTTTATGCACCTTGGTGTGGCGCTTGTATGCTTATAAATAGGAAACTCGAAGAACTTGCAGTATCATATTGTGGTAAATTGATCATAGCGAAAGTTAATATCGATGATTGCGAACAAATCGCTATTGACAACAATGTTAGCATGATGCCTTCGTTTATGTTGTTAAAAGATAATCAAGTTTTGGAAAAGTTTGCCGGAAGCAGTGAAGAGAAGTTACTGagtattatacaaaaaaatgtgggAGACCCAACGAATGTCATTAGTGACCCACCAACCACAAATCCAACAACAGCTGGACTATCACAGCAAAGAATACCTATGGAATCGACTGCACAAATGGCTCAAGCTTCCCCATTGGCGCCAACTTAA
- the LOC120774400 gene encoding NADH dehydrogenase [ubiquinone] 1 beta subcomplex subunit 7, which yields MGNAYARAIKPDVTPGPDCVPTFDPMLGFESRKERVMIATVEEMESAKLPLEDRDYCAHKLLKYRACRADTFPFVYKCHHEKHDYLTCEYEDYVLRMKEFERERRLRERQKQIEKQGA from the coding sequence ATGGGTAATGCTTATGCACGTGCCATTAAGCCAGATGTAACGCCTGGCCCTGATTGTGTGCCCACATTCGATCCAATGTTGGGTTTCGAATCACGCAAGGAGCGTGTCATGATAGCGACTGTCGAAGAGATGGAATCTGCTAAATTGCCACTAGAAGATCGTGACTACTGTGCACACAAGCTGCTTAAATACCGTGCATGCCGTGCTGATACCTTCCCCTTTGTATACAAATGTCATCATGAGAAACATGACTATTTAACATGCGAATACGAGGACTACGTGTTGCGTATGAAGGAGTTTGAACGCGAGCGAAGATTGCGCGAACGCCAAAAGCAGATCGAGAAGCAGGGTGCTTAG
- the LOC120773955 gene encoding thioredoxin-2: MLHTVRSNADFDRQLSAAGGRLVVVDFTASWCGPCKSIEPKVRALSRKYKDKAVVLKVDVDKCSNVAHDYRVSCMPTFVFIRNGRKIDRFSGADEMELEYKMSKMAKVK; the protein is encoded by the coding sequence atgttgcacacTGTCCGAAGTAATGCTGATTTTGACAGACAATTGTCGGCCGCTGGCGGCCGTTTGGTGGTTGTCGATTTCACGGCCAGCTGGTGTGGTCCCTGCAAGAGTATTGAACCCAAAGTCAGAGCGCTATCGCGAAAATATAAGGACAAAGCAGTTGTGCTAAAAGTGGACGTGGACAAGTGTAGCAATGTGGCACATGACTATCGAGTATCTTGTATGCCCACGTTTGTATTTATCAGAAATGGACGTAAGATCGATCGTTTTTCAGGAGCTGATGAAATGGAGTTGGAGtacaaaatgtcaaaaatggCTAAAGTTAAGTGA
- the LOC120774398 gene encoding RNA cytidine acetyltransferase — MVKKKIDNRIRVMIENGVKLGHRTMFIIIGDKGRDQVPILYDILTKSTVKARPTVLWCYKNKDEAISNHGRKRAKKIAAGKIDVNDADMFDTFRVSTTIHGRYYSETHAVLGRTYGVCVLQDFEALTPNLLARTVETVEGGGLIILLLKTLQSLKQLYTMSMDVHKRFRTEAHQTVTCRFNERLILSLADCKRCLVVNDDLTVLPLSSKTINVDPVNPAEVGKSENTEMLQDLKESLRDTPPAGPLVNQCRTYDQARAVAQFIEALAEKQLKPPTTLTAARGRGKSAAMGLSIAAAIAFGYVNVYVTSPHPENLITLFEFVLKGFDALEYQEHADYTIIRSTNPDYKKAIIRINITRSNRQTIQYIAPTDTHLLNAADLLLIDEAAAIPLPLVKKMMGPYLIFMASTINGYEGTGRSLSLKLMSQLQKDNNAPPPIKLDESIRYSEGDDIEAWLINLLCLDATTVPNISSGCPTPDVCDLYYIDRDALFSYHKAAESFLHRLVSIYVASHYKNSPNDLQMMSDAPAHHLFCLLGPIQRKDQLPEILVVVQVALEGEISSQTITDSLGRGKKASGDLIPWNVSEQFGDRDFPKLSGVRVVRIATHPNYQRMGYGKRAIKLLRDYYQGKFTDLSENPQDGENTNGIEEVEEEQLGLLKEQIRPRRKIPTLLKRLSERVPEHIDYLGTSYGLTQELLKFWKNLGFVPVYVSQKANDLTGEHSCIMLHTLDKSGATQEKKCAEWLSLYFNDFRRRITKLLSKTFREFTTSLALSIIDNKWAKMDHKALDKHTLDVYFLPHDIERLEAYSRNQIEYRLILDLVSDISTLYFQGKMQELQIDTLQKAILLAIGVQGKTVDTIAAELNMPGNQILAKFYDMLKKTSKYLLAVIEGHIESNMKSETQLNRGEDFVPVSLSLNDELEETAQQLSKKQKEELRKLKMESLKEFAIKGTDEDWSKALTNNDGKTKLISVKSGIKRLEDPIEKGEPKEQPKKKKIKFSKKTKASMKSLI, encoded by the exons ATGGTTAAAAAGAAGATTGACAATCGCATACGCGTGATGATCGAAAATGGCGTAAAGTTGGGTCATCGTACAATGTTTATTATAATCGGCGATAAAGGACGTGATCAGGTGCCGATACTGTACGATATTTTGACGAAATCCACAGTGAAAGCGCGGCCCACAGTGCTATGgtgctataaaaataaagacgAGGCTATATCGAA CCATGGACGTAAGCGCGCTAAAAAAATTGCGGCCGGTAAAATTGATGTTAACGATGCGGATATGTTTGACACCTTCCGTGTGTCCACAACAATACATGGACGCTACTACTCGGAGACACATGCAGTGCTGGGTCGCACTTATGGCGTATGTGTGTTACAGGATTTTGAAGCGCTTACACCCAATTTACTAGCACGCACAGTGGAGACAGTTGAAGGCGGTGGTTTGATAATACTGTTACTAAAAACATTGCAATCGCTTAAGCAGTTGTACACAATGAGCATGGATGTGCATAAACGTTTTCGTACCGAAGCACATCAAACTGTCACATGCCGTTTCAATGAACGCTTGATACTCTCGTTGGCTGATTGTAAACGCTGTCTGGTTGTAAACGATGACTTGACTGTGCTACCGTTGAGTTCGAAAACAATCAACGTGGATCCTGTTAAT CCTGCTGAAGTTGGCAAATCTGAAAATACTGAAATGTTGCAAGACTTGAAGGAAAGTTTACGTGATACCCCACCCGCTGGACCGCTAGTCAATCAATGTCGTACATATGACCAAGCCCGTGCCGTAGCACAGTTCATCGAAGCATTAGCCGAGAAGCAATTAAA GCCACCCACAACGCTGACTGCCGCAAGAGGTCGTGGTAAGTCCGCTGCTATGGGTCTATCTATTGCCGCGGCAATAGCATTTGGTTATGTTAACGTCTACGTCACTTCACCACATCCGGAGAATTTGATAACACTATTTGAGTTTGTGCTAAAAGGCTTTGATGCGCTAGAATATCAAGAGCACGCAGATTACACCATTATACGCTCCACAAATCCGGATTACAAGAAAGCGATTATTCGCATCAATATTACCCGTTCCAATCGTCAAACTATACAATATATTGCACCCACCGACACACATCTCTTAAACGCCGCCGATCTATTGCTGATTGACGAAGCTGCAGCCATACCACTGCCTTTGGTAAAAAAGATGATGGGTCCCTATTTGATATTCATGGCATCAACCATTAACGGTTATGAGGGCACGGGACGTTCCCTTAGCTTAAAATTGATGTCACAGTTGCAAAAGGATAATAATGCGCCACCACCA ATTAAACTCGATGAATCTATTCGTTATAGCGAGGGCGATGATATCGAGGCATGGTTGATAAATTTGTTATGTCTAGATGCCACGACGGTGCCCAACATCAGTTCGGGTTGTCCAACACCGGATGTGTGCGATCTCTATTATATCGATCGTGATGCACTGTTCTCTTATCATAAAGCAGCCGAATCTTTTCTGCATCGTCTTGTCTCCATATATGTAGCTTCACATTATAAGAACAGTCCTAATGATCTACAAATGATGAGTGATGCGCCGGCGCATCATCTTTTCTGTCTACTCGGACCTATTCAGCGCAAGGATCAGCTACCTGAAATACTAGTTGTTGTGCAAGTTGCATTGGAGGGTGAGATTTCATCACAAACAATAACAGATTCCTTGGGGCGTGGTAAGAAGGCTAGCGGCGATTTGATACCATGGAACGTTTCGGAACAATTCGGTGATCGAGATTTCCCAAAATTATCCGGCGTGCGTGTGGTCCGAATTGCCACACATCCCAACTATCAAAGG atgGGCTATGGCAAACGTGCAATAAAACTGTTGCGCGATTATTATCAGGGTAAATTTACCGATTTGAGTGAAAATCCACAGGATGGGGAAAATACTAATG GCATTGAAGAAGTGGAAGAAGAGCAACTGGGTTTGTTGAAAGAGCAAATTCGGCCACGTCGTAAAATCCCCACCTTGTTGAAACGCTTAAGTGAACGCGTGCCGGAACATATCGACTACTTGGGCACGTCTTATGGTTTAACACAAGAGCTactcaaattttggaaaaatttgggTTTCGTGCCAGTATATGTTAG TCAAAAGGCAAATGATCTGACTGGTGAGCACTCTTGTATTATGCTGCACACATTAGATAAATCTGGGGCAACACAAGAAAAGAAATGCGCCGAATGGTTGAGTTTGTACTTCAATGACTTTAGACGACGCATAACCAAACTTTTGAGCAAAACATTTCGTGAATTCACCACCAGTCTAGCATTATCCATCATAGATAACAAGTGGGcgaaaatggatcataaag CGCTCGATAAGCACACGCTGGATGTTTACTTCCTGCCGCATGATATTGAACGATTGGAAGCGTACTCGCGCAATCAAATCGAATATCGTTTGATACTGGATTTGGTGAGCGATATAAGTACCTTGTACTTCCAAGGAAAAATGCAAGAGCTGCAAATAGACACTTTACAAAAG GCTATCCTACTCGCAATTGGCGTACAGGGCAAAACAGTGGACACTatagctgcagagctgaatatgCCCGGCAACCAGATTTTGGCCAAATTCTATGATATGCTCAAAAAAACTTCCAAATATCTGCTTGCAGTTATCGAAGGTCACATCGAGAGCAATATGAAGAGTGAGACACAGCTGAACCGTGGCGAAGATTTTGTACCAGTTTCGTTGTCGCTCAACGACGAATTGGAAGAGACGGCACAACAGTTATCGAAAAAACAAAAGGAGGAACTTAGAAAGCTGAAAATGGAGAGCTTAAAGGAATTCGCCATTAAGGGCACCGATGAGGACTGGTCGAAGGCCTTGACAAATAATGATGGCAAAACGAAGCTGATATCCGTTAAAAG TGGAATCAAGCGTTTGGAAGACCCCATAGAGAAAGGCGAGCCTAAAGAGCAaccgaaaaagaagaaaatcaaatttagtaaaaagaCTAAAGCCTCTATGAAGTCCctaatttaa